The following coding sequences lie in one Heyndrickxia oleronia genomic window:
- a CDS encoding ABC transporter ATP-binding protein has product MFRVLWKLRWFFKEQWKRYVIAVLLLLIVGILEVIPPKLVGMAIDDIHVGSLTWDGVIKYLLYLLLITVVCYGITYVWMYQLFGGAYLVERKLRSRLMGHFFKMSPAFFERNRTGDLMARATNDLKAVSVTAGFGILTLTDSTIYMITILFTMSFLISWKLTLAAILPLPIMAALMTIYGKKIHERFIAAQDSFGDLNDKVLESVAGVRVIRAYVQERADEDRFHQMTEDVFVKNMKVAKIDSLFDPTIKVLTGLSYLIGLGYGAYLVFHQTITLGDLVSFNVYLGMLIWPMFAIGELMNLMQRGSASLDRVEETLSASEDVKNPEKPVQVNQPNRLQFHEYNFQYPSSSVENLKNIHVDLKRGKTLGIVGKTGSGKTTFVKQLLREYEKGSGSFALSGVDISDQTKEQVRDWIGYVPQDHVLFSRTIRENILFGHPDAKEYDIQKAIDLASFRKDLELLPEGLETLVGEKGVALSGGQKQRISIARALIKNPEILILDDSLSAVDAKTETRIIENIQRERKGKTTIITTHRLSGVEHADWILVLDDGAILQEGTHETLIREEGWYLEQFQRQQLEASDSQEVLR; this is encoded by the coding sequence ATGTTTCGAGTTTTGTGGAAGCTTCGTTGGTTTTTTAAGGAGCAGTGGAAGCGGTATGTTATTGCAGTGCTATTATTATTGATTGTTGGTATTTTAGAAGTAATTCCGCCGAAGCTAGTGGGTATGGCCATTGATGATATTCATGTTGGCAGTTTAACATGGGATGGCGTAATAAAATACTTACTCTATTTATTGCTTATTACGGTTGTTTGTTATGGTATTACGTATGTTTGGATGTATCAATTATTTGGCGGAGCATACCTCGTTGAGAGGAAACTTCGTTCACGTTTAATGGGGCATTTTTTTAAAATGTCACCTGCATTTTTTGAAAGAAATCGAACGGGTGATTTAATGGCTCGTGCAACCAATGATTTAAAAGCCGTCTCCGTAACTGCAGGCTTTGGTATCTTAACGTTAACAGATTCAACTATATATATGATTACAATATTGTTTACAATGAGTTTTCTCATTAGTTGGAAGCTTACTTTAGCCGCTATATTGCCATTACCGATTATGGCGGCTTTAATGACTATTTACGGAAAGAAAATCCATGAGCGGTTTATTGCAGCCCAAGATTCATTTGGTGATTTGAACGATAAAGTGCTTGAATCAGTTGCGGGAGTGAGAGTAATACGGGCATATGTTCAGGAAAGGGCGGATGAAGACCGTTTCCACCAAATGACTGAAGATGTTTTCGTAAAAAATATGAAGGTAGCAAAAATTGATTCTTTATTTGACCCGACAATAAAAGTTTTAACCGGGCTCAGCTATTTGATTGGTTTAGGCTATGGTGCATATCTCGTTTTCCATCAAACAATTACTTTAGGAGATTTAGTATCCTTTAATGTTTACCTAGGTATGCTGATTTGGCCAATGTTTGCCATTGGGGAATTAATGAACCTCATGCAGCGAGGAAGCGCATCATTGGATCGCGTAGAGGAAACGCTAAGTGCATCTGAGGATGTTAAAAATCCAGAGAAACCAGTACAGGTTAATCAACCGAATAGGCTACAATTTCACGAATATAATTTTCAATATCCTTCTTCCTCTGTGGAGAATTTAAAGAATATTCATGTAGATTTAAAAAGAGGAAAGACTTTAGGAATCGTGGGAAAAACGGGAAGCGGGAAAACAACCTTTGTTAAACAACTTCTCCGAGAATATGAAAAGGGTTCAGGTAGCTTTGCGCTTTCTGGAGTGGATATTAGTGATCAAACAAAGGAACAAGTACGCGATTGGATTGGCTATGTACCACAGGATCATGTTCTTTTTTCTCGTACAATTAGGGAAAATATTTTATTTGGTCATCCAGATGCTAAGGAATACGATATTCAGAAGGCAATTGATCTTGCATCTTTTAGAAAAGATCTAGAGCTTTTACCAGAGGGATTAGAAACCTTAGTAGGGGAAAAGGGAGTTGCTCTTTCCGGAGGGCAAAAGCAAAGAATCTCTATCGCCCGTGCATTAATTAAAAATCCAGAGATTTTAATTTTAGATGATTCCCTATCTGCCGTTGATGCTAAAACGGAAACTAGGATTATTGAAAATATTCAACGGGAACGAAAGGGGAAAACGACAATTATTACAACTCATCGTCTATCTGGAGTAGAACATGCAGATTGGATTCTAGTATTAGATGACGGGGCAATTTTACAGGAGGGAACACATGAGACATTAATTCGAGAGGAAGGTTGGTATTTAGAACAATTTCAACGTCAGCAGCTAGAAGCTTCAGATAGTCAGGAGGTGTTACGATGA